In a genomic window of Phaeodactylum tricornutum CCAP 1055/1 chromosome 6, whole genome shotgun sequence:
- a CDS encoding predicted protein, whose product VEIKVGKIVKVWNHEDADKLFCEQIDLGEDTGPREIASGLRGFYTLEEMQDRMVLVVCNLKGQKMLGFMSNGMVLAAKSEDGAIVELVAPPEGAQIGERVFVSEMTGDPFSPVQVRKKKVWENVLKSLRTVEGGLLTWEGKPILTSAGPCKAPSLEGVFVS is encoded by the coding sequence GTTGAAATCAAAGTCGGAAAGATTGTAAAGGTATGGAACCATGAAGACGCTGACAAACTCTTTTGTGAGCAGATTGATCTGGGGGAGGATACGGGCCCGCGCGAGATTGCTTCCGGTCTTCGAGGATTCTATACATTAGAAGAGATGCAAGACCGCATGGTTCTAGTTGTATGCAACTTGAAAGGCCAGAAAATGCTTGGCTTCATGAGCAATGGCATGGTACTGGCAGCCAAAAGTGAGGACGGTGCAATTGTCGAACTCGTAGCTCCACCGGAAGGGGCTCAAATTGGTGAACGAGTTTTCGTTAGTGAAATGACTGGTGATCCTTTTAGCCCAGTCCAAGTCCGAAAGAAGAAGGTCTGGGAAAATGTTTTGAAGAGTTTGAGAACTGTAGAGGGAGGATTATTAACTTGGGAGGGCAAGCCTATTTTGACCTCAGCTGGACCATGCAAAGCACCATCGCTTGAAGGCGTATTTGTATCTTAG
- the DPM1 gene encoding dolichyl-phosphate mannosyltransferase (enzyme involved in N-Glycan Biosynthesis; transfers GDP-mannose to dolichyl phosphate) codes for MLYSVILPTYNERENLPIIFYLLHKTFEACKLRFEVVVVDDNSPDGTKSVAEAIQKSYGNELVTIVSRAGKLGLGSAYVAGLKSARGDRIVLMDADLSHHPSAIPDMIRVMDEKKCEIVTGTRYRKGGGVAGWDTKRKLTSKGANVLADFLLNPGVSDLTGSFRLYRRDILEQILPKVKSTGYSFQMEIVVLAKKMGCVIEEIPITFVDRLYGESKLGPREIVLYLKGLVHLFFTT; via the coding sequence ATGCTGTATTCTGTGATTCTTCCGACCTATAACGAGCGAGAGAACCTCCCAATTATATTTTATTTGCTGCACAAGACATTTGAGGCCTGCAAACTTCGGTTTGAAGTAGTCGTGGTGGATGACAATTCTCCTGACGGGACCAAATCAGTAGCCGAGGCGATTCAAAAATCTTACGGCAACGAGCTTGTTACGATCGTTTCCCGAGCTGGTAAGCTTGGTTTGGGATCAGCATATGTGGCCGGGCTCAAGTCAGCCCGTGGCGATCGCATCGTACTTATGGACGCTGACCTGTCGCATCACCCTTCGGCGATTCCGGACATGATCCGTGTCATGGACGAGAAAAAGTGTGAAATCGTGACAGGAACAAGATATCGCAAAGGCGGTGGTGTTGCCGGCTGGGACACCAAACGAAAATTGACGAGCAAAGGAGCCAACGTGCTGGCTGATTTTTTACTCAATCCCGGAGTTTCCGACCTGACGGGCTCTTTCCGACTCTACCGACGAGACATATTGGAACAAATTTTGCCCAAAGTGAAATCGACAGGCTACTCGTttcaaatggaaattgtTGTCCTTGCCAAAAAGATGGGCTGTGTGATCGAGGAAATTCCTATTACATTCGTGGATAGGCTCTACGGAGAGTCCAAGCTTGGCCCTAGGGAAATTGTGTTGTATCTTAAAGGACTAGTGCACTTGTTCTTCACCACTTGA
- a CDS encoding predicted protein → MASIYSTPGRRSTPRHKPLPEGEIHDFCHLIENTPVDKWQIRSDAFERIVKQIPTGTAYTEGDAWYNNPPILRHLAIPISDLLKDARSTVVKRTCASLTKLFNRCQSDARYLFKDLMPTILSVHAQTVQVIRQAVQAMIEESIPEVPCKSIMPFLMERLKIDKSRTVRDACALYLGICLRSWTEEGYLTDEIWLQVARCFLASIRDPSPPVRSYAKANLAYIQSAKPDLFLYLIQDGTKDLKLQRWLESLGRNGGDGNPNEDLSVISKNSYNSDIRIRAVGSIFRSGPSQGNFPRPRQVRSEELNYRSDHDSVSGNSVPTSIAVGPSESAHQSVASRVKPLGNLGPPVRRQVAPAASFSPEPKAPLLPPSLIQVASAAPEWLHLPSDLGQQQHSQTIQTHAEATEEGPFIASMQELKRHASKRRSRSSLLMKERFRTSQSSSQLGSTLEPILVDDHDDDVTVRQIGSTQTELSNEENEVPNPPRTAESYQKSSSSATSVASFNAAPEHMAIAIRLLRAHKTHVDSIMETLRIEMDALRDFDKLLEEAGRPNEDEVLDYFESVGLCLEQRTASGSTLRREMDRISRGEPIPE, encoded by the coding sequence ATGGCATCAATCTACAGTACTCCGGGACGACGCTCTACCCCTCGACACAAACCCTTACCGGAAGGAGAGATTCACGATTTCTGTCATCTTATTGAGAACACGCCGGTTGACAAATGGCAGATACGAAGTGATGCTTTTGAGCGCATCGTGAAGCAAATTCCTACCGGAACTGCTTACACGGAAGGCGACGCCTGGTACAACAATCCTcccattcttcgtcatctGGCAATTCCCATTTCGGACCTTCTCAAGGATGCGCGTTCGACGGTAGTGAAGCGCACGTGTGCTTCGTTGACCAAACTTTTCAACAGATGCCAATCTGATGCACGCTACCTATTTAAGGATCTAATGCCTACTATTTTATCCGTCCACGCGCAGACGGTACAAGTCATCCGTCAAGCTGTCCAAGCAATGATTGAGGAAAGCATCCCCGAAGTTCCTTGTAAGTCGATCATGCCGTTCTTAATGGAACGCCTTAAGATCGATAAATCACGAACCGTCCGGGATGCTTGCGCTTTGTATCTGGGAATCTGCTTGCGCTCTTGGACCGAAGAAGGCTACTTGACGGACGAAATTTGGTTGCAGGTGGCACGCTGTTTCCTTGCCTCGATCCGTGATCCGTCCCCACCCGTGCGGTCCTACGCTAAAGCTAACTTAGCATACATCCAAAGCGCCAAACCGGATCTCTTCCTATATCTGATACAAGATGGTACCAAAGATTTGAAGCTACAGAGATGGCTCGAATCGCTTGGTAGAAACGGAGGCGACGGAAATCCGAATGAGGACTTGTCGGTGATCAGCAAAAATTCGTACAATTCCGATATTCGCATTCGAGCTGTCGGAAGCATTTTTCGATCCGGTCCTTCGCAGGGAAACTTTCCTCGCCCACGTCAAGTTCGCTCCGAGGAGCTTAACTATCGCAGTGATCACGACTCTGTATCTGGCAATTCCGTCCCCACCAGCATTGCTGTTGGTCCGTCGGAATCGGCCCACCAGTCCGTTGCCAGTCGCGTCAAGCCCTTGGGCAATTTAGGTCCACCCGTGCGCCGTCAAGTTGCACCTGCTGCATCTTTCTCGCCCGAACCAAAGGCACCATTACTTCCACCGAGTTTGATCCAGGTAGCCTCCGCAGCGCCCGAATGGCTTCACTTGCCCTCCGACCTCGGACAACAGCAGCATTCCCAAACGATTCAAACACACGCGGAAGCGACCGAAGAAGGTCCATTTATTGCCAGCATGCAAGAATTGAAGCGACATGCATCAAAACGTCGAAGCCGTAGTTCATTGCTTATGAAGGAACGCTTTCGTACCTCACAAAGTAGCAGCCAACTCGGCTCCACGCTGGAACCGATCCTTGTAGacgaccatgacgatgaTGTGACCGTGCGACAGATTGGCAGTACGCAAACGGAACTCAGTAACGAAGAAAATGAGGTTCCGAATCCACCGCGAACCGCTGAATCCTACCAGAAATCCTCCTCCTCAGCGACGTCGGTCGCGTCGTTTAATGCGGCTCCGGAACACATGGCCATTGCCATTCGTCTACTGCGTGCTCACAAAACGCACGTGGACTCCATCATGGAAACGCTCCGTATCGAGATGGATGCCTTGCGAGATTTTGACAAGTTGTTGGAGGAAGCGGGCCGACCCAACGAGGATGAAGTGTTGGACTACTTCGAATCTGTCGGGCTTTGTTTGGAACAGCGCACTGCATCGGGATCGACATTGCGACGGGAGATGGACAGAATTAGCCGTGGGGAGCCAATACCGGAATAA
- a CDS encoding predicted protein — translation MASHESAIVVIDDSENDDGPDSPTSNTSPEVLSFEQQEAIHLFSSITDISDTKAVKDSLEMFDYDVERTINKWIEQQHSYQRSPIADNSAAFRLINRNASRINSPVKRNLFTGMPKKLDLDTKVSVQKSAIKSIPSSSSSKVLSLSWHDCVERVLQSKEPFFIDADFPPTSKSLDGRQRRASENKGQRTLCACGVPAAAKVVQSDGPNYGRFYLSCGKQTQRRAPVLVVRKQDDAQNSADCQDEAKLLKDPPVTVNNPYAKSKPSTPSKHCRTNPSSPKSPPQRRSCTFFKWDPDGSIGASGYATRYSLFVWQHFGLENNCCLYRTSIDPSQVRQGAVGNCWFLSALAVVAEKSYLVRQLLPHDKLNPQGCYEVNLCLDGAWTPVRVDSTLPVVLQDVNKTTGGSLLQSLRHGVPLNSCKELVATPAFCSAPDLQLWPALVEKAYAKAHGSYAQLSGGFIAEGLTDLTGAPTETIIFSDLIDLDELWARLLSFHQAGFLVGVATSRGGEGLVGGHAYSLLDVIEINNSLIGEQKKVTDYFSSPSKKHRKLTGPNYDTCAPIRLVRIRNPWGKREWKGDWSVDSERWTRALRKKIGSDAFARGDGTFFMSFEDMLQRFHHMDIAKTREGWKHSCSDGIFQRNGDPIASSKYTYEIIPSCRTWAFVSLVQKKKRANSNSKYWYCDPSMLILKRRSDTEEWTCEASVLTGIGRMSDCEIFLDPDFSYMCVLVSCIGCMDTPESFEFRLSTYSSEEVTVRPVLNERILCLMTLRLLHKLLLNRGHKLLYPVAPFGVLSCIHGSGCLYFVAVNGACDEFLSIRLTLDIQEGMMLVYGKSGDSFDIPPRRQQILAIVSRNGKRCTCTHLSFRYLSSTIKSSKDGSHVSKLQYSGMRGSVELGLAADLLTSSSDSSRVCIRGGDSLEIYQWIPQVGSCFDLV, via the exons ATGGCATCTCATGAGTCTGCAATTGTAGTGATTGACGATTCGGAGAACGACGATGGACCTGATAGTCCCACTTCCAACACGTCACCAGAAGTGCTTTCATTCGAGCAACAAGAGGCTATTCACTTGTTTTCCTCCATCACCGACATCTCCGACACTAAAGCGGTTAAGGATAGCCTCGAAATGTTCGATTACGATGTGGAGAGAACGATTAACAAATGGATCGAACAGCAGCATTCTTACCAAAGATCGCCCATCGCCGACAACTCTGCAGCTTTTCGACTAATCAACCGAAATGCTTCACGAATTAACTCGCCGGTAAAACGAAACTTGTTTACGGGTATGCCGAAAAAGTTGGATTTAGATACGAAGGTGTCTGTGCAAAAAAGTGCTATAAAGAGCATaccttcatcgtcttcctccaaAGTTCTCTCTCTGTCATGGCACGATTGTGTGGAGCGAGTTCTCCAATCAAAGGAACCCTTTTTTATTGATGCTGACTTTCCGCCAACGAGCAAATCGCTGGATGGTCGCCAACGCCGAGCCAGTGAAAACAAGGGGCAACGAACTTTGTGCGCATGCGGCGTTCCTGCAGCTGCCAAAGTTGTCCAATCAGATGGACCGAACTACGGCCGTTTTTATCTGTCCTGTGGCAAGCAAACACAACGGCGAGCGCCGGTATTGGTAGTTCGTAAACAAGACGATGCACAAAATAGTGCTGATTGTCAAGACGAAGCCAAACTTCTGAAAGATCCACCAGTTACTGTCAACAATCCATACGCAAAATCTAAGCCATCAACACCATCGAAACATTGTCGCACTAACCCATCATCGCCAAAGTCTCCGCCGCAACGGCGGTCGTGCACTTTTTTCAAATGGGATCCAGACGGTTCCATCGGAGCATCGGGCTACGCTACAAGATACTCGTTGTTTGTCTGGCAACATTTTGGATTGGAGAACAACTGTTGCTTGTACCGCACGTCAATCGATCCTTCGCAAGTACGTCAAGGCGCGGTAGGAAACTGCTGGTTCCTATCAGCACTGGCAGTCGTAGCGGAAAAGTCGTATTTGGTTCGCCAACTGTTGCCACATGACAAATTGAATCCCCAAGGTTGTTACGAAGTCAACCTTTGCTTGGACGGCGCTTGGACACCAGTTCGGGTAGATTCGACTTTGCCTGTTGTACTGCAAGATGTGAACAAAACGACAGGAGGATCTTTGTTACAATCACTCCGTCATGGTGTTCCGCTAAATAGCTGTAAAGAATTGGTGGCTACCCCCGCCTTTTGTTCGGCACCAGACCTCCAATTGTGGCCAGCTTTGGTCGAAAAAGCCTACGCAAAAGCTCACGGCTCTTACGCACAGCTTTCCGGTGGTTTTATTGCGGAAGGATTGACTGATTTGACGGGTGCTCCAACAGAAACTATAATCTTTTCGGATTTAATAGATTTAGATGAGTTGTGGGCGCGCTTGCTATCTTTTCACCAAGCTGGTTTTCTCGTCGGTGTCGCCACTTCTCGAGGGGGTGAAGGCCTTGTTGGTGGCCATGCGTATAGCTTATTGGATGTAATTGAGATCAACAACTCACTGATTGGTGAACAAAAGAAAGTGACTGATTACTTTTCGAGCCCTTCTAAGAAGCATCGGAAACTTACTGGCCCAAACTATGACACTTGTGCACCTATTAGACTTGTGCGGATTCGAAACCC TTGGGGAAAACGGGAGTGGAAAGGTGACTGGAGCGTTGATAGTGAACGCTGGACTCGAGCGCTGCGGAAAAAGATTGGATCTGATGCGTTTGCTAGGGGAGACGGCACATTTTTTATGTCGTTTGAAGATATGTTGCAACGATTTCATCACATGGACATTGCCAAAACTCGAGAG GGCTGGAAGCACTCGTGCTCTGATggtattttccaaaggaaTGGCGATCCGATCGCATCTTCTAAATACACTTATGAGATTATTCCGTCCTGTCGTACTTGGGCATTTGTTTCGTTGGtccagaagaagaaacgcgcAAACAGTAACTCTAAGTATTGGTATTGCGACCCTTCGATGCTAATTTTAAAGCGGAGGTCGGATACTGAGGAGTGGACCTGCGAAGCTTCAGTACTTACGGGTATTGGGAGAATGAGCGATTGTGAAATCTTCCTTGACCCTGATTTCTCGTACATGTGTGTCTTAGTATCATGTATCGGTTGCATGGATACACCGGAATCCTTTGAGTTCCGGCTGTCGACTTACAGTTCGGAAGAAGTAACCGTGCGGCCCGTTCTGAATGAAAGAATTCTCTGCTTAATGACCCTTCGACTTCTTCACAAATTGCTGCTCAATCGAGGACATAAACTCCTGTACCCGGTCGCGCCATTTGGTGTTTTAAGCTGCATCCATGGTAGCGGCTGCCTATACTTCGTTGCGGTAAACGGTGCTTGCGATGAATTTTTGTCTATTCGATTGACGCTTGATATTCAAGAGGGGATGATGCTCGTTTACGGAAAAAGTGGGGATTCATTTGATATTCCTCCGAGACGCCAGCAAATCTTGGCAATCGTTTCAAGAAATGGGAAACGTTGTACGTGCACTCATTTAAGCTTTCGTTATTTGAGTAGTACCATTAAGTCCAGCAAAGATGGATCTCATGTTTCAAAGTTGCAGTACTCGGGCATGAGAGGTAGCGTTGAGCTTGGTCTCGCGGCAGACTTGCTTACGAGCAGTTCCGACTCCTCACGGGTCTGTATTAGGGGCGGCGATTCACTCGAGATTTACCAGTGGATTCCGCAAGTGGGCTCCTGTTTTGATCTAGTCTAG
- a CDS encoding predicted protein has product MAAVPQASWNTGSTAVSTTNSLLSFVTGGATKSSTSSSMETSNDNEAALAWTQGGQQFASTREAYTRSLFRVCLKFTTSEDEDEGKPEPATAYWTYFGKHTTIGNAGPTTAQPDSICRRMDDSMTGAAAGVLTRITDADGDVGTENALAAAMTCGWQLRGERGDAAIRVGKAQIQTQNNARQGTILSLNASRWALCQGASFCAGNSVFNVEDVNDTKQKITIHCSKGPMRGKLIDIHASRCPYVFGRAHEADLCIMDRELSRRHGAILFVTDTSNAGSFVLVDLESTNGSYMRLVGPYSQPGIGALSISDEFIVGRTGFSVNRFDYGISESIGARPTMEDRTLVIQSLMLAPSHGYYKDEPKEDLEELAMTSFAAVFDGHGGGECSNYLVDALPHNVRLAILAERAALKTAVEQSRLNARQDQSEDAASELMRKILKGAYLQTDKDFISPQDSPQSGSTAATVLLFGRRLFAANVGDSRVVLCRSGGQCVELTSDHKPSRPDEAARVRAAGGFILHKRVMGELAITRAFGDKSFKMGIKAMLEEDAEELAQEEAKDLTAPLVSAEPEIASMVLSHNDEFLLLACDGLFDVFRSQDAIALARQELIAHRGEPAEVARILSDQAIRVRRSRDNVSILIIILRPFWELG; this is encoded by the exons ATGGCTGCAGTCCCGCAGGCATCTTGGAATACAGGATCTACCGCCGTTTCCACCACAAACAGTTTGTTAAGTTTCGTTACCGGCGGAGCCACCAAGTCCAGCACGAGCAGCTCGATGGAAACCTCGAACGACAATGAAGCCGCACTTGCCTGGACACAGGGTGGACAGCAGTTCGCCTCTACTCGCGAAGCCTACACGCGCAGTCTTTTTCGAGTTTGTCTCAAATTCACCACttcggaagacgaggacgaaggcAAACCGGAACCCGCCACTGCCTACTGGACCTATTTCGGTAAACACACTACGATCGGGAACGCTGGTCCGACCACAGCCCAGCCCGATTCCATTTGTCGACGCATGGATGACAGTATGACCGGCGCCGCTGCCGGAGTTTTGACGAGGATCACCGATGCCGACGGAGATGTTGGCACCGAGAACGCACTCGCGGCAGCAATGACCTGCGGCTGGCAGCTGCGAGGCGAGCGCGGGGACGCGGCTATCCGGGTAGGCAAGGCGCAAATTCAGACCCAGAACAATGCGCGGCAGGGAACCATACTGAGCCTGAATGCGTCGCGGTGGGCGCTCTGTCAAGGCGCTTCGTTCTGTGCCGGAAATTCCGTATTCAATGTAGAAGACGTCAATGATACCAAGCAAAAAATCACGATCCACTGCTCGAAGGGACCCATGCGGGGAAAGCTGATTGATATTCACGCTTCGCGGTGTCCGTACGTCTTTGGGAGAGCACACGAGGCCGATTTGTGTATCATGGATCGTGAACTCTCTAGAAGGCACGGAGCTATTCTCTTTGTTACGGATACTAGCAATGCCGGATCTTTTGTATTGGTAGATTTGGAGAGCACG AATGGATCATACATGAGACTTGTGGGGCCCTATAGCCAACCGGGAATTGGTGCCCTAAGTATAAGTGATGAATTCATTGTCGGTAGAACTGGCTTTTCTGTTAATCGATTTGACTATGGGATCTCGGAGTCTATTGGTGCACGACCAACCATGGAAGACCGAACTCTTGTGATTCAGTCTCTCATGCTCGCACCATCCCACGGCTACTACAAGGACGAGCCCAAagaagacttggaagaacTCGCCATGACGAGTTTTGCAGCAGTCTTTGACGGACATGGTGGCGGTGAATGCTCTAACTACCTTGTTGACGCTCTTCCACACAATGTCCGACTTGCCATTTTGGCAGAACGAGCGGCACTGAAAACAGCCGTGGAGCAATCACGGTTGAACGCGCGACAAGATCAGTCCGAGGACGCAGCTTCGGAATTGATGCGTAAAATCTTGAAGGGCGCTTATCTCCAAACCGACAAAGATTTCATCAGTCCACAAGACTCACCACAATCTGGGTCAACGGCTGCTACTGTGCTGCTCTTCGGTCGAAGACTCTTTGCTGCCAATGTAGGTGACTCTCGTGTTGTTCTTTGTCGCAGCGGTGGACAGTGCGTCGAGTTGACGAGCGACCACAAACCTTCTCGACCCGACGAAGCTGCTCGTGTTCGGGCCGCTGGTGGTTTCATTTTGCACAAGCGTGTCATGGGCGAATTGGCAATTACTCGTGCCTTTGGTGACAAATCGTTTAAGATGGGCATCAAGGCAATGCTTGAAGAAGACGCGGAAGAGCTGGCCCAGGAAGAGGCGAAAGACTTGACGGCACCCTTAGTAAGTGCGGAGCCGGAAATTGCTTCGATGGTGTTATCACATAACGATGAGTTCTTGCTGCTTGCGTGCGACGGTCTTTTTGATGTCTTCCGATCTCAGGATGCGATCGCCTTAGCGCGTCAAGAGTTGATTGCACATAGGGGTGAACCAGCCGAAGTAGCTCGGATACTGAGTGACCAAGCCATTCGAGTTCGACGGAGTCGTGACAATGTCAGTATTTTGATCATTATTTTGCGGCCCTTTTGGGAACTCGGCTAA
- a CDS encoding predicted protein, whose amino-acid sequence MFSSARLDTSSEGSSDFFSPISASFFKTTSSNKVCASSLLPTSHDTSWIGARMSPIRSFDQEEIDEDDDEYREATSRYQLALHQSLMASASVANERTTLLSKPSTSQLFVKNHNSINPSTAIHPLWSPARNGPENTILLDAQSRGGEPRCSWENGRTRHVGILLCLFSGLHWVISLVISLSQGRMGINWGYHQSDLISSGLSGTWKTAWVSPQVLFTYGGAITTTRRILSLSDCWRIPLSWTCATSLWEWFFGVCAWILIGNSTGQGILPHWSTHIGVFVASAVCGQLSFVAWQFANPYLLVGCLLWGTVGVLTHQASLQQQPQLFGMAAFLVFWSWVVQPYNSVWGMTLAAFWGWALAESEKPSKKNLWEGCTTKGGIATAFCISLIVAPVLYIAFTDK is encoded by the coding sequence ATGTTTTCATCGGCACGATTGGACACTTCCAGCGAAGGCAGTAGTGATTTTTTCTCGCCCATTTCCGCCTCGTTTTTCAAAACCACTTCTAGCAACAAGGTCTGTGCGAGTAGTCTTTTACCCACTTCCCACGACACATCCTGGATCGGGGCCCGTATGAGTCCAATACGATCCTTCGACCAAGAAGAAatcgatgaagacgacgatgaataCCGTGAGGCTACTTCACGATACCAGCTTGCCCTGCACCAGAGCCTGATGGCCTCCGCTTCCGTCGCCAATGAAAGGACTACACTACTGTCGAAGCCATCGACTTCTCAACTCTTTGTGAAAAATCACAATTCCATTAACCCTTCGACAGCGATTCATCCGCTTTGGAGTCCAGCTCGAAATGGTCCAGAAAATACTATCTTGCTAGATGCACAATCCAGAGGTGGCGAACCAAGATGTTCGTGGGAGAATGGTCGTACGCGACATGTAGGAATACTCTTGTGTCTATTTTCAGGATTGCACTGGGTTATAAGTTTGGTTATTTCTTTGTCACAAGGGCGGATGGGTATCAACTGGGGGTATCACCAATCCGACTTGATTTCTTCGGGGCTTTCAGGGACTTGGAAAACTGCTTGGGTGAGCCCACAGGTTCTCTTTACATATGGAGGTGCAATAACTACCACAAGACGAATTCTTTCGCTATCGGACTGCTGGAGAATACCACTCTCATGGACTTGTGCCACGAGCCTTTGGGAATGGTTCTTCGGTGTTTGTGCTTGGATTCTGATCGGTAATAGTACTGGGCAAGGGATATTACCACACTGGTCCACACACATTGGGGTCTTTGTCGCTTCTGCAGTATGCGGTCAGTTATCATTCGTTGCATGGCAATTTGCTAATCCGTATTTGCTGGTGGGATGTCTTTTATGGGGAACAGTGGGCGTGCTAACACACCAAGCAAGCCTTCAGCAACAACCTCAACTTTTCGGTATGGCAGCGTTCTTGGTGTTTTGGTCATGGGTGGTACAGCCGTACAATTCAGTATGGGGCATGACGTTAGCGGCCTTTTGGGGATGGGCTCTGGCGGAGAGTGAAAAACcgtcgaaaaagaatttGTGGGAGGGTTGCACAACGAAAGGGGGCATTGCAACGGCGTTTTGTATCTCCTTAATTGTTGCACCTGTTCTGTACATTGCGTTCACGGATAAGTGA
- the FUM1 gene encoding precursor of fumarase fumarase (In the tricarboxylic acid cycle, catalyzes the reaction: fumarate + H2O = S-malate. The enzyme effects a stereospecific trans hydration and is iron-dependent.), whose amino-acid sequence MVMLSTLLRSTNRFKTAAHPWRKLFSTYDHSPLFDSNIFASETVQYKRLLGPESVESVLVNGESYLSVKGEALQVLSKHAFSDVAHLLRPAHLQQLRNILDDPEASSNDHFVAMELLKNANIAAGRVLPGCQDTGTAIVLGKKGHRVLTDGEDEAYLANGAHDAYRDLNLRYSQVAPLDMFAERNTGNNMPAQIDLYSNKGNEYKFMFIAKGGGSANKTFLYQQTKALLNTGSLEAFLEEKIKTIGTSACPPYHLAIVIGGLSAELTLKTVKLASTKFYDDLPTSGDSTGRAFRDVTWEDYILKMTRGLGIGAQFGGKYFCHDVRVIRLPRHGASCPVGIGVSCSADRQVLGKVTKDGVFLERLEEDVSKYLPDILDDSLSDEVVKIDMNSMSMDELRQTLSKHPIRTRLSLSGTIVVARDIAHAKMLKRIEDGEGLPDYAKQHIIYYAGPAKTPEGYASGSFGPTTAGRMDAYVDRFMQEGGSFVSLAKGNRSKQVTNACKKYGGFYLGSIGGPAAILAKNCIKKVKVLDNEEDGMEAVWKIEVENFPAFIVVDDKGEDFFEEWLG is encoded by the exons ATGGTGATGCTCTCCACATTGCTGCGGTCGACAAACCGCTTTAAGACCGCCGCTCATCCTTGGAGAAAGTTGTTTTCTACCTATGACCATTCACCACTGTTTGATTCTAATATTTTTGCGAGTGAGACCGTCCAGTACAAGCGCCTCCTCGGACCCGAATCTGTGGAATCCGTCCTCGTGAACGGCGAATCCTACCTTTCCGTCAAGGGCGAAGCCTTGCAAGTACTGTCGAAACACGCTTTTTCGGATGTCGCGCATCTTCTTCGACCAGCTCACTTGCAGCAGTTGCGGAACATTCTGGACGACCCGGAAGCCTCGTCGAATGATCACTTTGTGGCTATGGAATTGCTGAAGAACGCCAACATCGCAGCGGGGCGAGTTTTGCCTGGTTGTCAGGATACGGGTACAGCGATCGTGTTGGGTAAGAAGGGTCACCGGGTTTTGACGGATGGAGAAGACGAAGCGTACCTGGCCAATGGTGCCCACGACGCTTACCGCGATCTCAATTTACGTTACAGCCAAGTCGCGCCCCTGGATATGTTCGCCGAACGAAATACGGGCAACAACATGCCTGCACAGATTGATTTATACTCAAACAAAGGCAACGAATATAAATTTATGTTTATTGCAAAAGGCGGTGGCTCTGCCAACAAAACCTTTTTGTATCAGCAAACCAAGGCTCTTCTGAATACGGGATCCCTGGAGGCATTTTTGGAGGAGAAGATCAAGACCATTGGTACTTCGGCTTGTCCGCCGTATCATCTCGCAATTGTTATTGGTGGTCTCTCGGCCGAACTCACACTTAAGACCGTTAAGTTGGCCAGCACCAAATTTTACGATGACCTGCCAACGAGCGGCGATTCTACGGGACGAGCATTCCGTGATGTGACTTGGGAGGACTACATTCTGAAAATGACTCGTGGACTAGGGATTGGTGCTCAGTTCGGTGGCAAGTACTTTTGTCATGATGTAAGAGTAATCCGTTTGCCGCGGCATGGCGCTAGTTGTCCGGTTGGAATTGGTGTGAGCTGTTCCGCAGATCGGCAGGTACTTGGCAAGGTAACAAAGGACGGCGTCTTTTTAGAGAGGCTTGAAGAGGATGTGAGCAAGTATTTGCCCGACATATTGGACGACAGTTTGTCAGATGAAGTTGTTAAGATTGACATGAATAGTATGTCAATGGATGAGCTACGTCAAACATTATCCAAGCATCCTATTCGTACCCGGTTGTCACTCTCTGGGACCATCGTTGTCGCGCGCGATATCGCCCATGCCAAGATGC TGAAACGTATCGAAGACGGTGAAGGGTTACCGGACTACGCAAAACAGCACATTATCTATTATGCTGGACCCGCTAAGACACCGGAAGGATACGCCAGTGGTTCGTTTGGTCCCACTACGGCCGGTCGTATGGATGCATACGTGGATCGATTTATGCAAGAGGGTGGCTCTTTTGTTTCCCTGGCCAAGGGAAACCGCAGCAAGCAGGTGACGAATGCTTGCAAAAAGTACGGTGGGTTCTATCTTGGTAGCATTGGAGGACCAGCCGCCATCCTGGCCAAGAACTGCATAAAGAAGGTAAAAGTTCTGGATAATGAGGAAGATGGCATGGAAGCAGTTTGGAAGATCGAAGTTGAGAATTTTCCGGCTTTCATCGTTGTGGATGACAAGGGCGAAGATTTCTTTGAAGAATGGCTAGGTTAA